Proteins encoded in a region of the Streptomyces sp. NBC_01471 genome:
- the mreC gene encoding rod shape-determining protein MreC produces MRDTRESRLLLVLLIAIAFALITVDIRGGEASPVDGARHAAATVFGPVENGVASAVNPVGNAIGAVRDSGDRHSRISALERENAALKQQLGSSDRNRSRVRQLDSMLKTAGAGQYGIKGAQVIAIGAAQGFSWTITIDAGTNDGIKRDMTVLNGDGLVGRVTTVGPNTATVLLANDPDFTVGTRMEKTDEVGFATGRGDRPLSVQFLNGKAEVKKGDRLVTFGSSNDKPFVPGVPVGKVVRVDPSGGDLTRTVYVHPYVSFTKLDLVGVVVEPPRSNPRDTVLPAKPAKPKPAPTVTVTATPGANTDPNTDPNAPQQ; encoded by the coding sequence ACGAGAGAGCCGGCTGCTCCTGGTGCTGCTGATCGCCATCGCGTTCGCGCTGATCACGGTGGACATCCGGGGCGGTGAGGCGTCTCCGGTGGACGGCGCCCGGCACGCCGCCGCCACCGTGTTCGGACCGGTCGAGAACGGTGTCGCGTCCGCCGTGAACCCGGTCGGCAACGCCATCGGTGCGGTACGGGACTCCGGCGACCGGCACAGCCGCATCAGCGCGCTGGAGCGTGAGAACGCCGCACTGAAGCAGCAGCTCGGCAGCAGCGACCGCAACCGCAGCCGCGTCCGCCAGCTCGACAGCATGCTCAAGACCGCGGGCGCGGGCCAGTACGGGATCAAGGGCGCCCAGGTCATCGCCATAGGAGCGGCCCAGGGGTTCTCCTGGACGATCACCATCGACGCCGGGACCAACGACGGCATCAAGCGCGACATGACCGTGCTCAACGGGGACGGACTCGTCGGCCGGGTCACCACCGTCGGCCCCAACACCGCGACCGTGCTGCTCGCCAACGACCCCGACTTCACCGTCGGCACCCGGATGGAGAAGACCGACGAGGTCGGCTTCGCCACCGGCCGCGGTGACCGCCCGCTCTCCGTCCAGTTCCTGAACGGCAAGGCGGAGGTCAAGAAGGGCGACCGGCTGGTCACCTTCGGCTCCAGCAACGACAAGCCCTTCGTACCCGGCGTACCCGTCGGCAAGGTCGTCCGCGTCGACCCGTCCGGCGGCGACCTCACCCGTACGGTCTACGTCCACCCGTACGTCAGCTTCACCAAGCTCGACCTGGTCGGTGTCGTCGTCGAGCCGCCGCGCAGCAACCCGCGCGACACGGTCCTGCCGGCCAAGCCCGCCAAGCCGAAGCCCGCGCCCACCGTCACGGTCACCGCCACGCCCGGCGCCAACACCGATCCCAACACCGACCCCAACGCCCCCCAGCAGTAG